The Alistipes finegoldii DSM 17242 DNA segment CGGGTCGCCGTAACCGTTCAGCTCCCACATCCCCGGCACGGGCATCGCGCCCCACGACGCATCGTCGTAATCCACCTGCCAGATACCGGAGGGACGCTCCGAAGCGTTGCGCACCCAGTGGAATTTCCACACGCCGTCGAGCGGCATGCTCTCGCCCGCCGCAAAGGTCGAGTGCATCGGCAGACGGTTGATTTCATTGACGGCAGGGTCCTGCCATTCGCGGCCGGTCTGGGCCGAAGCGGCCAACGCGCCCGAAAGCGCCGCCGCAAGGATCAAGAGAGTCTTTTTCATCGGTTATGGTTATGGTTTTGGTTTCGCAGTCTCTTTACGGGTGCAGTCCACCAAGCTCATTTCGCAGCGGACGCAATCGAATTCCAGCCGGTAGCGGTTCGCGCCGCGCTCCAGCCAAAGATCGCCCTTCAGCCGCGGCCGCTCCTTGAGGCATTCGCCGATTTCGCGGCGGATGCAGTAGGCCGAGCGCATCACCCGACGCCCGGCGGTCGTGGCCGCGAGGTCGAGCCCCCGCTCGATTTGCCGGACGCCGTGGTCGCGGTAAAACGCTTCGGCAAGACGGTTGGTGACATTCTCCTCGGCCGAAAGCGTCTCCGACGGATACTCCGCCGCGCCCTCAGGCAGAATCCGGTGCTCGACGCCCCGCGCCAGCCGGGCCTGCAGCAGGGCGGCAAGCCCTTCGCGACGCAGCTGCGACGCCAGCGACGCCGGAACGAACCATTCGGCTCCCTGCACCTCGGCCGAGCGCACCGCAAAAATCGTATCGCCGCTTTTCATGGCCTGCGTCCGCAGGGCGGCGGCGTTCGCTTCGGCATTATTCGCAGGTTCCAAAGCGATGCGGCGTTCGGCGACAGCCGCCACCCCTTCGCAGTCGGTATAGCGGAACGTCACCCCCTCCGCCGACGCCGTCACCACGGCCGCGGCCGGAATCACGCGCCGCGTACGGCTCCGTTCGAGCAGCTGGTTGAAGCGGTGGTCGTAATTGCGGTAGACCTCGCATCCCGGAGCGATCCCTTCCATACGGTTGGGCGTCACGCAGTCGCCGTCGGCAGCATTGACATTGGTTCCGACCAGTCCGCGCGGCGTCAGGAAGCAGATGCCGTCGCCGGCGGCCAGCGTATGCACCCGGTCGAGCCGGAAACGGGTCCTTTCGACACGCGTCACGCGGCCCGCATATTCGCCGACGGCCTTCGGCGTGTCGAACGACGCCACGCCAGCACGTTTGCCCGCAAAGAAGTATTCAGACTCCCCGCGGGTGAAACTCTTGGCCGTATCGGGCGTGAAGTCCGCGACGCTTTCACCGGCCGAAGCACGCCGCAGGTGCGGCCGCACGGCCAGCGCATCGTCCACCGCGCGGCGGTAATAGGCCACCGTATTGCGGATATAATTGATGTCTTTGAGACGCCCCTCTATTTTCAGCGACCTGACGCCGGCATCCAGCAGCTCGCCGACGTGTGCCGAAAGATTCAGGTCGCGGACCGAGAGCAGGTGTTTTCCGGCCAGATAGGTGCGTCCGCAGCCGTCGGTCAGATCGTAGGTCAGGCGGCACGGCTGGCTGCATGCGCCGCGGTTGCCGCTCCGCTCGGACATCGACCGCGACAGAAAACAGCGGCCGCTGTAACCCACGCAGATGGCCCCGTGGACGAAACACTCCACTTCGGCGTTCGTCGCGGCGCATATCGCCCGTATCTCGTCGAGCGACAGCGCCCGTTCGAGAATCACGCGGGCAAAACCGCATTCGCCTAAGAAACGCGCCTGTTCGGGCGTCATGTTGCACACCTGCGTCGAGGCGTGCAGCTCGACCGGAAGATCCATCCGCCGCAGAGCCATGTCCTGCACGATGAGCGCATCGACCCCGGCCGCGATCAGCTCGCGGGCCTGCCGCTCGGCGGTCTCCAGTTCGTCGTCGTAAATCAGGGTATTGAGCGTGGCATGCACCCGCACGCCGTAACGGTGGGCATACTCCGCGACGCGGGCGATCTGCTCCGCGCTGTTGCCCGCCGCATGGCGCGCCCCGAACTTCGCACCGCCGATATAGACGGCGTCGGCGCCGTAATCCACGGCAGCGACGGCCGACTGCAAATCTCTGGCGGGAGCGAGTAGTTCGACGAAGTTCATGCTTTATTTTTTGCAAAAATAACAAATTCCCCGACAAAAACCGGAGCCGAAGCCGAAAAAACACAAGACAAAGAATTGATAACCGTTCTTGAAAAATATCACAAAATCACATATCAAAAACCTACTATCAATAGCAATCTAGGAAACCTCACTTCCTTAATTCAAGCATTCATTCAATTAAAAAACTTCCACATACTCTTTAACTTTCAAAAAAGAAGAAGCCAAATTCTTTACATTACTCGCTAAAAAAGGGACTGTCGATGCTTTCTTACATCCATCTTCCATATAGTAAGCTAAATAAAAAGAACGATGTACTTTCTTAAAATTATCATATAAATTATCAACAACAACACCAAATTCAGGATAATCAAGTTGAGCTATCATAATAATCTCATGTACATTACTTTCAATCTGCGAACGGCAATCATCCAGATATCTCATCCAATTAAAATCATCTCCATGAAAATGATATGCTAAAGAGGGAGATATGGACAAATCCAAAGTTTGGCAAGCTTTTTCAATATCCACATCTAATGGAATTACCGAGCTATTTTTCGAAGTAATATTTTGAAACAGATTTACTCCTACCTCCAATAAGGCACTGACATATTTGCGTAAAAATATGCTCCGATATTTACGCTCTGAATACCGAGATAAAACTACAGTCACTCCATAGACAATCGTTGCTGCAACAATTGACCAACATATATTCGTCAACCAATCCACTGAAATAATAATCCCCACACAGAAAGCAATCGCAGCTACCCCCAATAACCAGAAACTCTCTTTTCCAAGTAACATCATATATTTTCGCATAAACTTCTATTTTATGTATAAAATCATCTTTTCACTACTTTGGTCTTCACGCATCACACTTCCATCCTCATTATAAAGAGTCGAAACAGTCCTTCCGTACCTACAATCGCCTGAATCAGAATAAGTATACACACTATGATTTACAAAACTTAAATATCTTTTACCACTAGGATAACCTTTCTGATACTGCACTGATTTTGCCTCTACCATTCTCCCTTTATTGTCATAAACATAATCCCAACGATTACTAATCTGACCATTTTCATCACAAATTTCATAATAAGCCATATTCTGAGATTCCCAAGAACACTCACAATTTGCTGAAGACGTGGAATTACCACTACCGCAATCTTGTTCAAATTTATTTTCATCTCCACCACAAGCTTGAATGGTGATACTTACGAGTGCCCCCAATACAAACGACACTATTACCATACTTAATGTTCTATCCATAGTATTCTTTATTATTTACATGCCAGCCCCATAGCAAATTCAGTTTGAGTCCTTAAAATATATAAAAAACGTGGGACAAAACTTCCATTGATCATTGAGGTCTTCGACAACCTTGGCTATCAACGAAGTAAAGCCCACGTCGTGAAACGTGAGCGTCTTCGCTTTTCTAGTAGCCGTTTGAAAGTGTCGAAGTTCCAATGACTAGTAAAAGCTAACGCTTTTTATATGTAATCACAATTTAGATCAGCCGTTTATGTCATAAGCAATGATTTTATTCGTTATATCTGCAAATATAAGGATTTTCACCAGCATTGTCAACCTAAATAACCTTTTTCCTCGATAAGAAGATACAAATTGCCGCTATTTTTATAAATTTGCGGTTTGTAATACGAATACTCAAAAATCAACAGATAGTATGCTTACGCTAAAGCAAATCCGCGATGACAAAGAGGCCGCGATCCGCAAACTGGCCAAAAAGGGCGTGGACGCCGCACCCGTCATCGAAAAGATCGAAACGCTGGACGACCGCCGCAAGGCAATTCAGGTAGAATTGGACAATACGCTGGCCGCGCAGAACAAAGCCGCCAAGGAGATCGGCGCGCTGATGGGTCAGGGCCGCCGCGAAGAGGCCGAGGAGCGCAAACGCTTCGTCGCCGACCTCAAGGAGAAATCGAACCGCCTGCAGGCCGAATCGCGCGAAGTGCAGGAGGAGCTGCAGGCCGCGATCGTCACGCTGCCCAACTTCCCCGCCGAGATCGTCCCGGAGGGCAAAACCGCAGAGGACAACCTCGTCGTAAAACTCGTCGAAAGCTACACCGAACTGCCCGAAAACCCGCTGCCCCACTGGGAGCTGGCCCGCAAATACGACATCATCGACTTCGATCTGGGCGTGAAGCTCACGGGCGCCGGATTCCCCGTCTACAAGGGCAAGGGCGCACGCCTGCAGCGGGCGCTGATCAACTACTTCCTCGACTGCAACACCAAAGCCGGCTATCTCGAAGTCGAGCCGCCGATCATGGTCAACGAGGCTTCGGGCTTCGGTACGGGACAACTCCCCGACAAGGAGGGGCAGATGTACCACGCCACGGCCGATAACTTCTACCTGATCCCCACGGCCGAAGTTCCCGTCACGAACATCTACCGCGACGTGATCCTCGACGAAAAGGATTTCCCCGTAAAAATGACCGCCTACACCCCCTGCTTCCGCCGCGAAGCCGGTTCCTACGGCAAGGACGTGCGCGGCCTGAACCGCCTGCACCAGTTCGACAAGGTCGAGATCGTGCAGCTGAGCCTGCCCCAGAACTCGTACGAAGCGCTGGACGGCATGGTGGCGCATGTCGAGTCGATCGTCAAGTCGCTCGGCCTGCCCTACCGCATCCTGCGTCTGTGCGGCGGCGACATGTCGTTCACTTCGGCGCTCACCTACGACTTCGAGGTCTACTCCGAAGCGCAGAAACGCTGGCTGGAGGTTTCCTCCGTCTCGAACTTCGAATCGTTCCAAGCCAACCGTCTCAAGCTCCGCTACAAGGACGCCGACAAGAAAACCCAGCTGGCGCACACGCTCAACGGCTCGTCGCTGGCCCTGCCGCGCATCGTCGCCGCCCTGCTCGAAAACTTCCAGACCCCCGAAGGCATCCGCATTCCCGAAGCGCTGATTCCCTATACGGGTTTTGATATTATCAAATAAGTTTCTATATTTGTCATTACATACACACATTAACAAATAAATTTTTCAAAAATGGCTTACAAAATCACCGACTCCTGCGTTGCCTGCGGTACCTGCATCGGCGAATGTCCGGTAGAGGCTATCTCGGCTGGCGATATCTATGTAATCGACCCCAACACCTGCATCGACTGCGGCACCTGCGCAGGCGTTTGCCCCAGCGAGGCGATCATTCCGGAATAACGCACGGTTACAACATGGAACAACACGCCCGAAGCATTATGCTTCGGGCGTGTTGTTTAGGCGTTGGGCTGAGAAAGTTATTCAATCGGTTTTCCCGGAATAACAATTCCTCCAGCTTCTTCCAAAGAATAGCATCTATCTCTCGGAATCTCTATTTTCCAATAATCTCCGGGAAGATCCGGATTAGGCCCCATAAAAATGCCATCCATTGGAGTTGTCGTAGCAGGCATAATAACTTTTCCAGACTCTCCAGCCGCCTGACGGATTTCTTTCCAATCAACGACCTCAAAAGCAATTCCATTAGACCTTATGCCCACCTCTTTATACTTGAAATACACTCTATATGGCAAAGAAGCATAAACATCTTGTTGCTGATCGCACAAATTAATATGATTCAGATACATTACACCTAGTTTAGAAATACCTTTTCTGAACCCATAATTCATCTCCGGTCTGAAAAACACCTCCACACAATAATGTGGACCGACCTTCATAACATCGGAAGAGTTAGCCCATGTCAAGCCGGGTTTAATCGCATACGCACCCGGCTGGTCGAAACGAATCAAATAGTTCCCTGCTCCGTCGTTATTGATAATCGTACACTGCGGATCATTAAAAACCGATTCCGTGATTTCCAGATTGGGATCAGGATAATCAGGATCTTCAAAATTGACACTGAAATTATAAACTTTACCGAGTGCTACAGAACTCGGACCTTCGATGCTTGCCACAGGCGACGCCACCCGACAAGTAATGGTTGCCTGTTGGAGCATAATCGGCCCCGACGGGTTCGCAAGATCACGATAATTCCGTGTTGCCAATATCTGATAAACACCGCATTTTGTAAAACGTAGTTTCAGCGATTTATCGGTCCGTGAAATTTGATCGATGCCGCCGTCTATCGTAGTAAAGAACGACACGTTTGTACTTATCACTTCTATACCCGCATCAACTCCTGACGTCACGAGGTTAAACGTATAATCTATATCCTTTCCATAATACTCATCGCCAATTCCTCTTCCCGCAGGATTACTGACAATGCCGATCTTAGCAATGCCTGCGCGCGTCTGCGGATTATCCGGCGCAAGGTCTTCGGATACTTCGAGGATTTCCTGCGAGCAGGAACCCGCACACATTACCGCCAATGCACCGAATAGCGGCAGTACGAAATTTGGGAACAAGTAGGATTTTTTCATAGCTTAAATTATTTAAGTGGGTGAATAATAAAAAGCCGCAGGAAAAATATCTGAATTATTCAAATACACAATAAATCAGGCGTATTATTTCATTTTCCGATGAAAATTTTCACAAACCGTCTCCATATGTCCGAAGCACATATATATTTCCAATAAAAAAACTGCGGTCCAAATTGGACCGCAGTTCGATATGATTATTCAAACTCTTACAACCTATTCAAGAGTTGGAAATCCGTGTTATTATCCAAGTTATTTGAAATCTGCTTTTTCAATCCAGCATTTTCAAATTTCCCACTGTTGCCAATGACAGTCCCCGACGCAGCAGGACGATCGAATACAAGCGAGCTCGGCATTGCTACTTGGCTTTCGAATACCACGCCATTCTGCTTAACTGAAGTTGACAGAACTGTACATCCAGAAAGTACACTCGACAGTTTACTTGCATGCAGAATTGTAGCAGCAGACTTCGAAGCAGCTACAGAAGCACCTGAACTCTTCCTTGTCATTGTATAAGGACCTATCGGATAATCCTTATCGGTATATCCTTCAGCTGCCTTTTGCCAATAAATATCTTGTCCAAGAACCCAGAAGAAGTCCATCGAACTGGTAGTAAAATTACCCATTCCCTCGACACTTCCTTGATATAGAGTAATCGTTGCTGAGTTTTTATCTGCATTAAGCTTTCCGGTAAATCCGGGATAACCACCGTTAATAATATAATATTTTCCCTGCAAAAGTGCCCGTCCTGTAAGAGTCAGGACACTTCCATCCTCCGGATCGGTATATAAACTCTGGCCTTCCAATATCTCAAAATTTCCGGTAGCACTATCGAATTTAGCCGACGGAAGAATCTGCGACTGGTCACGAATCGTAGTAATGCCCCATCCTTGTAATTTATAGGATGAATTAGCAACCCCCTGAATGAACGTAACGTCGAAAGAAAGCGGCGCAGCATTCACCTCAGACGAAGTGCTGGTTAAAGTCCACGTACCGAGCCATGCCTTGTAAGCATCGGAAGCCTCCCCACCACCTTCAGTAGTGGCTGCGACATGCTTTGTAGTCGATTTACCAGCCGAATCCGTAACTTTTAAAATACAAGTATAGGAAGTAGCGGGATCTAATCCACTAAAGGTTACTCCAATTCCGGGATTCTG contains these protein-coding regions:
- the serS gene encoding serine--tRNA ligase; amino-acid sequence: MLTLKQIRDDKEAAIRKLAKKGVDAAPVIEKIETLDDRRKAIQVELDNTLAAQNKAAKEIGALMGQGRREEAEERKRFVADLKEKSNRLQAESREVQEELQAAIVTLPNFPAEIVPEGKTAEDNLVVKLVESYTELPENPLPHWELARKYDIIDFDLGVKLTGAGFPVYKGKGARLQRALINYFLDCNTKAGYLEVEPPIMVNEASGFGTGQLPDKEGQMYHATADNFYLIPTAEVPVTNIYRDVILDEKDFPVKMTAYTPCFRREAGSYGKDVRGLNRLHQFDKVEIVQLSLPQNSYEALDGMVAHVESIVKSLGLPYRILRLCGGDMSFTSALTYDFEVYSEAQKRWLEVSSVSNFESFQANRLKLRYKDADKKTQLAHTLNGSSLALPRIVAALLENFQTPEGIRIPEALIPYTGFDIIK
- a CDS encoding DUF362 domain-containing protein; protein product: MAYKITDSCVACGTCIGECPVEAISAGDIYVIDPNTCIDCGTCAGVCPSEAIIPE
- a CDS encoding peptidase U32 family protein; protein product: MNFVELLAPARDLQSAVAAVDYGADAVYIGGAKFGARHAAGNSAEQIARVAEYAHRYGVRVHATLNTLIYDDELETAERQARELIAAGVDALIVQDMALRRMDLPVELHASTQVCNMTPEQARFLGECGFARVILERALSLDEIRAICAATNAEVECFVHGAICVGYSGRCFLSRSMSERSGNRGACSQPCRLTYDLTDGCGRTYLAGKHLLSVRDLNLSAHVGELLDAGVRSLKIEGRLKDINYIRNTVAYYRRAVDDALAVRPHLRRASAGESVADFTPDTAKSFTRGESEYFFAGKRAGVASFDTPKAVGEYAGRVTRVERTRFRLDRVHTLAAGDGICFLTPRGLVGTNVNAADGDCVTPNRMEGIAPGCEVYRNYDHRFNQLLERSRTRRVIPAAAVVTASAEGVTFRYTDCEGVAAVAERRIALEPANNAEANAAALRTQAMKSGDTIFAVRSAEVQGAEWFVPASLASQLRREGLAALLQARLARGVEHRILPEGAAEYPSETLSAEENVTNRLAEAFYRDHGVRQIERGLDLAATTAGRRVMRSAYCIRREIGECLKERPRLKGDLWLERGANRYRLEFDCVRCEMSLVDCTRKETAKPKP